One genomic window of Halolamina sediminis includes the following:
- a CDS encoding HNH endonuclease, giving the protein MFEQADKTPTEKAHELGNLVLLCRPCHRKAERGEIVFDSSLEPPE; this is encoded by the coding sequence CTGTTCGAGCAGGCCGACAAGACCCCGACCGAGAAGGCACACGAACTCGGGAACCTCGTTCTCCTCTGTCGCCCGTGCCACCGGAAAGCCGAGCGAGGTGAGATAGTGTTCGACTCGTCGCTGGAACCGCCGGAGTGA
- a CDS encoding DASH family cryptochrome, whose amino-acid sequence METALWWVRNDARLHDNAALVAAAEAEELLPVYVVDPRQYGEQPYGGRDSFDFEKTGAYRARFQRETVADLRAALDAEGSGLLVREGRPDDVLAELAAAVDADAVHYQALPAPEEREAARAVVSTLGDAEVRTEGHWTSTLHHVADLPDGIQGIDDTFTPFRQSVENDSRVREPLPEPSLPPPPDLARLDGGRGAVPTPEELGLEQPEYDDRGVLAFEGGETAGLDRLEAYVWEDDDLREYKRTRNGLLGADYSSKLSPWLAAGCLSPRYVKRDVDRYEAERVANDSTYWLLFELRWRDFMAFQTAKHGGQFFARDGIRQREDIDWADPGTDPTAREQFERWKRGETGIPFVDANVRELNQTGFMSNRGRQNVASFLANSLRIDWRRGAAYFERQLVDYDPGSNYGNWAYVAGVGNDSRNSYFDVVKQARNYDEDGEYVRHWLPELRGVPPAYVHEPWEMDQKEQAAYGVVLGEDYPEPMVDLEASYEEFR is encoded by the coding sequence ATGGAGACCGCCCTCTGGTGGGTCCGCAACGACGCCCGCCTGCACGACAACGCCGCCCTCGTCGCCGCCGCCGAGGCCGAGGAGTTGCTTCCGGTGTACGTGGTCGATCCACGGCAGTACGGCGAGCAGCCGTACGGCGGCCGGGACTCCTTCGACTTCGAGAAAACCGGGGCGTACCGTGCACGCTTCCAGCGGGAGACCGTGGCCGACCTGCGAGCGGCACTCGACGCCGAAGGGTCGGGGCTGCTCGTCCGCGAGGGCCGGCCGGACGACGTGCTCGCGGAACTGGCCGCGGCCGTCGACGCCGACGCCGTCCACTACCAAGCGCTCCCCGCACCCGAGGAGCGTGAGGCCGCCCGCGCCGTCGTGAGCACGCTCGGGGACGCCGAGGTTCGGACCGAGGGCCACTGGACGTCCACGCTGCATCACGTCGCCGATCTGCCCGACGGCATCCAGGGGATCGACGACACGTTCACGCCGTTCCGGCAGTCCGTCGAGAACGACAGTCGCGTTCGGGAGCCGCTTCCCGAGCCGTCGCTCCCGCCGCCGCCGGATCTCGCTCGGCTCGACGGCGGCCGCGGCGCGGTCCCGACCCCCGAGGAGCTCGGCCTCGAACAGCCCGAATACGACGATCGGGGCGTACTGGCGTTCGAGGGCGGGGAGACCGCAGGACTGGATCGACTCGAAGCGTACGTCTGGGAGGACGACGACCTCCGGGAGTACAAACGGACCAGAAACGGGCTGCTCGGGGCCGACTACTCCTCGAAGCTCTCGCCGTGGCTCGCGGCCGGCTGTCTCTCCCCGCGGTACGTGAAGCGGGACGTGGACCGCTACGAGGCCGAGCGGGTCGCGAACGACTCGACGTACTGGCTCCTGTTCGAACTCCGCTGGCGTGACTTCATGGCGTTTCAGACCGCCAAACACGGCGGGCAGTTCTTCGCCCGCGACGGGATCAGACAGCGCGAGGATATCGACTGGGCCGACCCCGGGACCGATCCGACGGCCCGCGAGCAGTTCGAACGCTGGAAACGCGGCGAGACGGGGATTCCGTTCGTCGACGCCAACGTGCGAGAACTGAACCAGACCGGCTTCATGAGCAACCGCGGCCGGCAGAACGTCGCCTCCTTCCTCGCGAACAGCCTGCGGATCGACTGGCGCCGGGGCGCGGCCTACTTCGAGCGCCAGCTCGTCGACTACGACCCCGGCTCGAACTACGGGAACTGGGCGTACGTCGCCGGCGTGGGTAACGACAGCCGGAACAGCTACTTCGACGTGGTGAAGCAGGCCCGAAACTACGACGAGGACGGCGAGTACGTCCGCCACTGGCTCCCCGAACTCCGGGGGGTCCCGCCCGCGTACGTCCACGAGCCGTGGGAGATGGATCAAAAGGAGCAGGCGGCCTACGGCGTGGTGCTGGGCGAGGACTACCCCGAACCGATGGTCGACCTAGAAGCGAGCTACGAGGAGTTCCGTTAG